In Leptolyngbya sp. SIO1E4, one DNA window encodes the following:
- a CDS encoding histidinol-phosphate transaminase: MSVFIRPDLLAFAAYSAHPQAADADLPDVIDYLDTNECSYDLPLALKEKLAWQYQRTIAANRYPDGGQGKLKAAIAQYVTTSASLAAQAITAKHVSVGNGSDELIRSLLIATCAGRSGAVLVAAPTFSMYKILAQTLGIPVVTVGRDEQTFEVDLNAAQAAIEGNSDPIRVVFMVSPNSPTGNGLTTAELAWLRQLPQNVLVVVDEAYFEFSQQTTVADAISRPNWVVTRTFSKAFRLAAHRVGYAIAAPSLVQVLEKVRLPYNLPSFSQAAAQLALTHYQELLGMIPEVQAERDRLTAAMEALSDFQVWPSAANFLYCRPTKARAERVFIHLRQQGTYIRQTGGGLRITIGTPEENSRTLTHLKHALDAETES; encoded by the coding sequence ATGTCTGTGTTTATCCGGCCAGATTTACTGGCATTTGCCGCCTACAGCGCCCACCCTCAGGCCGCGGACGCCGATCTGCCTGACGTGATTGATTATTTAGATACCAACGAGTGCTCCTATGATTTGCCACTCGCGTTGAAGGAAAAGTTAGCGTGGCAATACCAAAGGACGATTGCGGCTAACCGGTATCCCGATGGCGGGCAGGGGAAATTAAAGGCCGCCATCGCTCAGTATGTAACGACTTCTGCCTCTCTTGCGGCTCAGGCGATTACGGCTAAACACGTCTCCGTCGGCAATGGCTCAGATGAGCTGATCCGATCTCTCCTCATTGCCACCTGTGCCGGTCGATCTGGTGCAGTTCTGGTTGCAGCTCCCACCTTCTCAATGTACAAAATCTTGGCCCAAACCTTAGGGATTCCTGTGGTGACGGTGGGGCGTGATGAGCAGACATTTGAGGTCGATTTAAACGCGGCTCAGGCAGCTATTGAAGGGAACTCAGACCCCATCCGCGTGGTCTTTATGGTGTCGCCTAATTCCCCTACAGGCAATGGATTAACCACAGCAGAGTTAGCCTGGCTGCGACAGTTACCCCAAAATGTTTTGGTGGTCGTCGATGAGGCCTATTTTGAATTCAGCCAACAAACCACGGTGGCTGATGCGATTTCCCGTCCTAACTGGGTGGTAACCCGTACCTTCTCAAAAGCGTTTCGATTGGCGGCCCATCGGGTTGGCTATGCGATCGCGGCCCCCAGCCTTGTGCAAGTACTCGAGAAAGTTCGACTACCCTACAACCTACCCAGCTTTTCCCAAGCAGCCGCCCAGTTAGCCCTAACTCATTATCAGGAACTTTTAGGAATGATCCCAGAAGTCCAGGCAGAACGCGATCGCCTGACCGCAGCGATGGAGGCATTATCCGATTTTCAGGTATGGCCGAGCGCGGCTAACTTTCTATACTGTCGTCCCACGAAGGCCAGGGCAGAGCGTGTTTTTATACACCTCCGACAGCAGGGCACTTATATTCGTCAGACAGGCGGTGGATTAAGAATCACAATTGGCACACCCGAGGAAAACTCCAGAACCCTTACACACCTAAAACACGCTTTAGATGCAGAGACAGAGTCCTGA
- the secG gene encoding preprotein translocase subunit SecG yields MTAITIVKAIWAISAIGLTVLVLLHSPKGDGLGALGGQAQLFTSTKSAETTLNRATWTLTVLFMGLTVVISAGWL; encoded by the coding sequence ATGACTGCAATCACCATAGTTAAGGCTATCTGGGCAATTTCTGCCATCGGGTTGACCGTGTTAGTTTTGCTCCATAGTCCTAAAGGGGATGGCCTGGGTGCTCTGGGTGGACAGGCACAGCTGTTTACCAGCACAAAGAGTGCTGAAACGACCCTTAACAGAGCAACTTGGACATTGACAGTGCTCTTTATGGGTTTAACGGTCGTTATCAGTGCTGGCTGGCTTTAA
- a CDS encoding 2,3-bisphosphoglycerate-independent phosphoglycerate mutase has product MTQAPVPPMVLIILDGWGHRADTDGNAVAASKTPVMDTLWTVYPHTLIRTSGKDVGLPEGQMGNSEVGHLNIGAGRVVPQELVRISDAVEDGSLQENSAFLEVCQAVRYRKSKLHLIGLCSEGGVHSHLNHLFGLLDMAKTQDIEEVCIHVITDGRDTKPTAGYRSVQAIQDYVQNQGIGRIATLSGRYFAMDRDHRWDRVEKVYQTMTNDGEGDGRSAVEIMQEAYNTGITDEFMEPVRIAPGTVDPGDGIIFFNFRPDRARQLTQAFVDPNFDGFKRSLIEDLSFVTMTQYDAHLPVKVAFTPQNLSNILGEVIAHHGLKQFRTAETEKYAHVTYFFNGGLEDPFEGEDRELIPSPAVSTYDQAPEMSAAAVTDAAIAAIQKGIYSLVVINYANPDMVGHTGNMEATIQALEAVDHEVGRLLEGIGQAGGSAIIIADHGNSECMWDENHKPWTAHTTNPVPFILVEGERLKVPGHGADVALRSDGRLSDIAPTILEILNLPQPKEMTGASMLQSASIEVRPNRTPVRLSL; this is encoded by the coding sequence ATGACTCAAGCGCCTGTCCCACCTATGGTGCTCATTATCTTAGATGGTTGGGGGCATCGAGCAGATACAGATGGTAACGCAGTTGCTGCCTCTAAAACGCCTGTGATGGATACCCTCTGGACAGTTTACCCTCACACGCTAATTCGAACTTCCGGCAAAGATGTGGGTTTACCCGAAGGTCAAATGGGTAACTCTGAAGTCGGTCATTTAAACATCGGAGCTGGCCGAGTTGTTCCTCAAGAACTCGTTAGGATTTCTGATGCAGTTGAAGACGGAAGTCTACAAGAAAATAGTGCTTTTCTAGAGGTTTGCCAAGCCGTCCGCTATCGCAAAAGTAAGCTGCATTTAATTGGGTTGTGTTCTGAGGGCGGGGTACATTCCCACCTAAACCACCTGTTTGGCTTATTGGACATGGCCAAAACTCAGGATATTGAAGAAGTTTGCATTCACGTTATTACAGACGGTAGAGATACCAAACCCACCGCAGGGTACCGCTCGGTTCAAGCCATTCAAGATTATGTTCAGAACCAGGGGATCGGGCGTATCGCAACCCTTAGCGGCCGCTACTTTGCGATGGATCGCGATCATCGCTGGGATCGCGTTGAAAAGGTTTACCAGACAATGACCAACGACGGCGAGGGGGATGGCCGCTCAGCCGTTGAGATCATGCAGGAAGCCTACAACACTGGGATCACCGATGAGTTTATGGAGCCCGTACGCATTGCCCCAGGCACTGTAGATCCTGGAGATGGCATTATCTTCTTTAACTTCCGCCCAGATCGGGCAAGACAGCTGACTCAGGCCTTTGTTGATCCTAACTTCGATGGGTTCAAGCGTTCCCTGATTGAGGATCTCAGTTTTGTCACGATGACCCAGTATGATGCTCACTTACCGGTCAAAGTTGCTTTTACTCCGCAAAATCTCAGCAATATCTTGGGTGAAGTCATTGCCCATCATGGGCTCAAGCAGTTTCGCACGGCAGAAACTGAGAAGTATGCCCATGTGACTTACTTTTTTAATGGAGGTCTCGAAGATCCCTTCGAAGGGGAAGACCGAGAGTTGATCCCGAGCCCAGCAGTGTCCACCTATGACCAAGCCCCTGAAATGTCGGCGGCAGCAGTTACAGATGCGGCGATCGCGGCCATCCAGAAAGGCATTTATTCACTCGTCGTGATTAACTATGCCAACCCTGATATGGTAGGCCACACAGGCAACATGGAAGCCACCATTCAAGCCCTAGAAGCAGTCGATCACGAAGTCGGCAGGCTATTGGAAGGTATCGGACAAGCTGGGGGCAGCGCGATTATCATCGCGGATCACGGCAATTCTGAATGCATGTGGGATGAGAACCATAAACCCTGGACAGCACATACCACCAACCCCGTACCGTTCATCTTGGTTGAAGGCGAGCGGTTAAAGGTTCCTGGCCATGGTGCAGACGTTGCACTGCGGTCAGATGGTCGGTTATCAGATATTGCTCCCACGATTTTAGAGATCCTCAATCTCCCTCAACCTAAAGAGATGACCGGTGCTTCAATGCTACAGTCAGCCTCAATTGAGGTTCGCCCTAACCGCACCCCCGTACGCCTGAGCCTGTAA
- a CDS encoding ATP-binding cassette domain-containing protein — MLRLENISKIYPTGEVLRDVNWEVKPGDRIGLVGVNGAGKSTQLKIIQGEIEPTSGSVVRPASLRIGYLNQEFEVDNDRSVKDEFWTVFQEANQVHQQLIDIPHQMESADPDELEALIHQLDRQQRKFEALDGYGLDARIEKILPDMGFEPGDGDRLVSEFSGGWQMRMGLGKVLLHDPDILLLDEPTNHLDLETIEWLETYLKKVNTPMVIVSHDREFLDRLCTQIVETERGVSTSYLGNYSTYLQQKAENRAAQLSAYERQQKEIAQQQAFVERFRASATRSTQAKSREKQLGKLELIEAPDADVRTLKFQFPPAPRSGQEVVAITDMTHCYGDQILFLGANLLIERGDRIAFLGPNGSGKSTLLRLILGREQPAEGCIQLGKHNVLPQYFEQNQAEALDLCKTVLETLQNIVPDWKTEQVRTLLGQFLFSSDMVFKRVEALSGGEKARLALACMLVQPANLLILDEPTNHLDIPAKETLEAALRQYDGTVLLVSHDRYFISQVANKIVEIRDGELHLYRGDYHYYLEKLEAEKEEARRARLEAEQAAKRAAKRQKQREKQKAKASARKASRT; from the coding sequence ATGCTGCGCCTGGAAAACATCAGCAAAATCTACCCGACAGGGGAAGTCCTGAGAGATGTGAATTGGGAAGTGAAACCGGGCGATCGCATCGGTCTTGTCGGCGTCAACGGTGCGGGCAAATCTACGCAACTCAAGATTATTCAGGGCGAAATCGAGCCCACCAGTGGTAGTGTGGTTCGCCCAGCGAGTTTAAGAATTGGTTATCTCAATCAAGAATTTGAGGTAGACAATGACCGCAGCGTGAAAGACGAGTTTTGGACAGTCTTTCAAGAAGCAAATCAGGTTCATCAGCAGCTGATTGATATTCCCCATCAGATGGAGTCTGCTGATCCCGACGAATTGGAAGCCTTGATCCATCAACTAGATCGTCAGCAGCGTAAGTTTGAAGCATTGGATGGCTATGGTTTAGATGCTCGTATCGAAAAGATACTTCCTGACATGGGCTTCGAGCCCGGCGACGGGGATCGCTTAGTCAGTGAATTCAGCGGCGGCTGGCAAATGCGCATGGGTCTTGGTAAGGTCTTGCTCCATGACCCCGATATCTTGCTGCTAGACGAACCCACTAACCACCTGGATTTAGAAACCATCGAGTGGCTGGAGACCTATCTAAAAAAGGTCAATACCCCTATGGTCATCGTGTCCCATGACCGTGAGTTTTTAGATCGCCTCTGTACCCAAATTGTGGAAACAGAGCGGGGAGTTTCCACTAGCTATTTAGGCAATTACAGCACTTACTTACAGCAAAAGGCTGAAAATCGCGCTGCACAGCTCAGTGCTTATGAACGCCAGCAAAAAGAAATCGCACAGCAACAGGCTTTTGTGGAGCGCTTTCGCGCCAGCGCCACTCGCAGTACTCAAGCCAAGAGCCGTGAAAAGCAACTTGGCAAACTGGAGCTGATTGAAGCCCCAGATGCTGATGTGAGAACGTTGAAATTTCAATTTCCCCCGGCACCTCGCAGTGGTCAGGAAGTGGTTGCCATTACCGATATGACTCACTGCTATGGCGACCAAATATTATTTCTGGGCGCTAATTTACTCATTGAACGGGGCGATCGCATCGCTTTCCTTGGGCCTAATGGCTCTGGTAAATCCACATTGCTACGCCTCATTCTGGGACGTGAGCAGCCCGCAGAAGGCTGCATCCAGCTAGGCAAACACAATGTGCTCCCTCAGTATTTCGAACAAAACCAGGCTGAAGCCTTAGATCTGTGTAAAACTGTCCTGGAAACCCTGCAAAACATCGTCCCCGACTGGAAAACTGAGCAAGTGCGGACGCTCCTTGGGCAGTTTCTCTTCAGCAGCGATATGGTCTTTAAACGGGTAGAGGCCCTGAGTGGCGGGGAAAAGGCTCGTTTAGCCCTAGCCTGCATGCTAGTACAACCGGCTAATTTGCTGATTCTGGACGAGCCCACTAACCATCTAGACATTCCGGCCAAGGAAACTCTGGAGGCTGCTCTGCGTCAGTATGATGGAACTGTTCTATTGGTTTCTCACGACCGCTATTTCATTTCGCAAGTCGCCAACAAGATTGTGGAAATTCGAGATGGCGAATTACACCTATATCGGGGTGATTATCACTACTACCTAGAAAAGCTCGAAGCTGAAAAGGAGGAAGCCAGACGGGCAAGACTCGAAGCAGAGCAAGCTGCGAAGCGGGCTGCAAAGCGCCAAAAGCAGCGAGAAAAACAGAAAGCTAAAGCATCTGCTCGTAAAGCTTCCCGAACTTAG
- the yidD gene encoding membrane protein insertion efficiency factor YidD, whose protein sequence is MKTLLIWGIRGYRTLISPLFPPTCRFQPTCSQYALEAIRRFGALKGTWLALRRIIRCHPFNPGGYDPVPEPLWMIGQTSLEEVILSADSSDTFTNEE, encoded by the coding sequence ATGAAGACGCTTCTAATTTGGGGCATTCGGGGGTATCGCACCTTGATTTCCCCGTTATTCCCCCCAACATGCCGTTTTCAACCGACCTGCTCTCAATATGCCCTAGAAGCAATCCGACGATTTGGGGCACTCAAGGGAACGTGGCTGGCATTGCGGCGCATCATTCGCTGTCACCCATTTAACCCAGGCGGATATGACCCAGTCCCAGAGCCTCTCTGGATGATTGGTCAGACCTCACTAGAGGAGGTCATTCTTTCCGCTGACTCATCCGATACCTTCACGAATGAAGAGTAG